The genome window CCCAGAATTTTCCAGACCGGCAGATCGGCTTTTTTTCCGATGAGATCCCAAAGAGCCATATCCAGGGCAGCCCATAGACTGAAAAGACCGGGAGTCCTTTTTTTGAGATCATTAACAAGAACAGCCCGACGAAAGGGATCTTTATTCATCAAAAAAGGGATTTCCTCCTGGGCTTTTTTAAAGATAACATCCGCATACTCTCCTGTAACATGAGGATCGGGAGCGGCACAGCCCCAGCCATCCAGGATTCCGGAACTCACTCGAATAAGGATATTTTCTGCCTTTTCAAACCGGCTGTAGGCGACCTCGTAAGGCTCAACCAGATCCATATCTAATTTGTAGACCTCAACAGAATCAATCTTCACATCAGAGTTCCTTGAGAAGAGGAATCAGTTTACCCACCCCATGAACAAGAGGGTCGACGACTGTTCGCTTACACTCTCTCTCCAAATCACGGCAGACCTGGTCAATGTCTTCGGGAGGAATCCCTTCATGGTTCACCGTGACTGCTATGACAGGTTTTTTGGAAAGGAATTCCACTGCATGGATTTGATCATTCAGAGAATCCAAAGCATACCCGGGGAAGCCGTCATATTCCATCCGAAAGGGGGCATGCTGCATGATGATGCCATGAGGTCTTCCTGCTGCCATGATCTCAAAACCTCCGGGATATCCGGGATTCATGAGGCTGCCCTGCCCTTCAATCACGGCATAGTCCATTTTAAGCTCTTTCCAGGCGGACCATATGGCGTGCTCCAGTTCACCACTGACAAAATCATTGAGAAGAGAATCCAGAATAATCCCGTACTTGGCGCCTTGCATCCAGGCGGTCTGGCCTGTACCGATAAGCTCTGCACTCATCCCGGCCTTTCGGATAGCTTGTACCAGAAGCCAGGAGGTGGTCCTCTTACCGATGGCAGAGTCTGTACCTAAAATAGCAATCCGTTTGGATAACACCTCTTCAATTTTTCCGGTAAATGGATGCTTTTTCTTCATATCCACTTTTCTTATATCCCGTAAGACCAATCCTTTATCCTCTGCCAGTTCAAAAATTTCCGGGATATCACAAAGAAAATCATGCAGACCTGAATCGATATTCAAACCCTTCCCCAGGGCTTCAAGGACTGCTTCGGCAACGTGAGAATCCATAACACCGCCATCGGTAGCAATGCCGATAACAAAATGGGTCAATTTCCTGGAACTCTTTTCAGCTAGATTCAAGGCCTCTCCCAAGTTGGCAACAATAGGGATTCCCGATGCCTTACGATCTAACACCTGGCCTGCATCCTGACCCGCGAGAGTACTGTCGATAAGGGCAACAACATCATATCGATCCGTAAAACGTATAAGTCCGTGAGCCGTTTTTCCATAGGTTGAGGCAAAAGCTCCTTCGCAATAAACAACGGCATTTCCATCTAATGACATATTCACCTCCGTCCTGTTATAACAGCCACAAAACGATCCCCGGACAAGGGGAACTTGTTATGATATTTAATAAGCGCAATCAGTCCCGCCGTTGATGCAGGCAACACAGAAAGGCCTTCATTCATCTTTATAAAATTGGCATAGTAAGACATCTTTCTATCACTGCCATCTCCAGCCCATCCACCGGAGCGATACACCGCATCCAGAGCCATGGTTCCATCAATGGAATGCCAGTTGATGAGGGGTTCATTCACAAGAGATTCCTTGATGCGGGAGGGTTCAAGATCCTCACAACTCTTAAGTCCTTTCTTAAAGGACGCAGTAATTGGATTCTTATAAGAACTCGATCCAGCAATGATCTTGGGAATCCGGGATGTTTTACCCCGCCTGTAAAGCTGCTGGAATCCACGGTAAATCCCCGTAATGGTCGTTCCATTGGAAACAGGAACAGCAACAATAGCCGGAGCATCCCGCAGTTCATCATAGATTTCACTGGCAATTTCACTATAGGCTTTCAATTGAAGGTTCGTGTTAATTCCCCCCGGATTGGCATCATAGAGCTCTTTTTCCAAGGCATAACTGCTGGAAATTTTTATGGCCTCCTCATAATCCGCCCCATCCCGGATGATCGTGGCTCCCCACTTGAGAATCTCAGCTTCCCTGGGGATATGATAGGTTTTGGGGACAAAAATGCAGGTATTCAATCCAGCCAGGCTGGCAGCAAAAGCAACGGCGACACCGTAGTTTCCACAGGTCGCGAAACAAAGGGTATCATACCTGCGTCTCAGGGCATCTTGAACCTGGGCAAAGGCAATCCGGTCTTTTTGTGTTCCCGATGGATTTCCCCCCTCAAATTTCAGATATATTTGTCTTAAGCCAACTTCTCTCTCGATATTTCGAGCCCTGAGGAGAACCGTATCACCTACTTCAGAGGCGATAATATCTTCAAAGGCATCCAGCCTCTGTTCCAGATCCATATCATGATTGGAACTGGCACTGATCAGCTCACTGATCTCTCCTGAGACCTGTAAGAGGTTTCCCTGGGCATCATCGGTCATGGGATTTATATTGTTTTTGTCATCTTCCATTGCTGTGAAGTATAAGAGGAATCTCTTAAAAAACTACTCTAATCCTGATCTATTTATGCAATACTTCTGAATAATTATAGCAGTAAATGCAATAGACTGAACAAATGGAGCTGTGAGTAAATCTTTACAATAGAATCACAATATTTTTATAGATGGGACATGTAATCCCGTATTCAATGAATACATCAATATTTCAGAGGAAGTAAGGTTAAAAGCCTTCACGGACCCGCCACTGTAAGGGAGCGAGACCGACTGCGAAACCACTGGTGTGAATACACCGGGAAGGGCAGTTCGGCAGGCCCCGAGTCAGGAAACTCTGGTATTGAAAATTAGTATTTCAGGCTTCGTGGAATAGGCCGGGAAATATGCCCTAAAAGTAATAGAATCCTTATTACCTTAGCGCTAATCCTGTCTTTCTTCCAGCCGCAACAGGAAGGAAAAATGAAAAATCTTAAGCATCTGTCTCTCTTTTTAATGGTTCTCCTTGTGATGACCGGGTTTATGTCCTGCGAATTGATTGGTAAAGATGATATCGCGATTATTGGGGAATGGGATACAACTTCTGACTCTGGAAGTGGAAGAATCATCTTCACAGATTCCTCGTATGAAAACTACTATAATGGTGAGCTTTCATATACAGCAAAGATTGTCCACTCTGATAATTATAACTGGAATGGAGAAGAAAGCGGAGAAGGTTACTATGGTTACCTGGTCATCCAATTCGACAATCCCCCCTCATGGAATACTACAATTGAAAATAAATTCGTAGTCCTCCGATGGAAAAATTTCATTGAGGGAACTTCCATGGACTATAGTGAAGGATACTTAGAATATTTTGATACCGCCGATGAGGCGATTGAAGGTGCCACTGCAGCTAATGGATTTTTTGGTACATACACAACGGTATCCAAGCTCTAAATGTTTCTTCGAACCTGTAAAGCAGCCCTTTTTGGAGGGCTGATTCTTCTATTATTCAGCTGTGATAACTCCACGTCTCTTTCACCATATGCACCGGATGATACAGAAGAAAGGAGCTGGCAAGAAGTAATAGCATCAGACCCCTCCTACCCGGACAATGTCTACCTGACCAATTTTGTTGAATGGACACCTGGTATCGTGGGAACATCACGGCAGGGTGGCAACTATACCGACAGCGAAGGTCGTCCTCTGGAAGAGTTTACCCTGAATGCCCTGGGTCCTCCCGAAGGATCGGGCTCAGGCACCAGCGGAGACGGCCTCACCTGCCCCCTGGGAATCAACGGCTGGGGAGTCTGGGAGTTTGACTCCCGATATGTCATCGTAAATGGAGAGGGAGATGACTTTATCACCTTTACCAAGACCTTTGCCTGGGGCAGTTCTGCCAACGGACTATGCAGTGAGCTGGCCCATGTGGAGGTTTCCGAGGATGGAGTAACCTGGTATGCCCACAACGATGAAATCTATGACACAAACGATGACCCCACAACAAATAACTCAAATTACATCTACGACAATGTGAACAATCTCCATGGCAATGCACCGACCTGGGCCAACTTCCGCACCGATATCCAGGCCGAGAGCCTTGAAACTCTGGACGACGTGAAACAATGGGTGGAGGTACCCGGTGTCACTGTGAGCCGCTACTTTACGGCGACAGATGATTATCTGGGCGGGATTGCTTTTGATTTAGAGGACTTTTACAATGGTGAGGATCAATGGCCTTCAGATGGTAAAATGAAATATCTGAAAATCATTGACGACGACACCATACTGGATGGACAGGACTACAACAAGGACTGGTGCCTTGGTGCCAACCTTATGTCGGCCATGGGGATCAACACTGAATTAGCGGAAGAAGATAGTTGAAACCTTGTGCCCTGCTGATGATAGGAATGCTCCTCACTCACCCTCTTTGGGCACAGGAATCAGCAGAATCTCCCCAATCTGAAAAAATTATCATCACAGGAGAACGGTCTCAAACGGATACAGCCTCGGGACAAAAGACTGTGATTGATAAAGAAAGCTGGGAGAGGATGGGAGCCAGAACCGTGACAGAAGCCCTTCAGGTATCCCCTGGAGTCACTGTCAACCGATCGGGAACCACCCTGGAACCCAGCACGGTCAGCATCCGCGGCAGCAGCGGCCAGCAGGTCCTCATCCTCGTTAACGGCGTCCCCCAAAACAGCGGCAAAGGAAATGCGGTCAATCTGAACTCCTTCTCCCTCAATGATATAGAGCAGATAGAAGTAATCCGCGGCGGCAATAGCGCCGTCTATGGAGAGGGAGCCTTCGGGGGAGTCATCAATATCATCACCCGGCAGGAAACTTCCTATATTCCAGAAGGAGGAGTCTACTTCTCCGCAGGGTCTTTTGAAACTTATGGCGCCGGCGGATGGATAAAGGGACCCCTCTCACCCGGCGGGACCCTCACCGGGGATCTATCCCTGGACGGCCGTTATACCGGGGGAGAATACGATTATCCCCAGGCAGAAGGAAGCCAGATCAGAACCAACAGCCAGGGCGAAGCCTTCAACGGAAAGGCTGGATTGTCCTGGAACCGGGGAGGGATGGATAGTTCTATCCTGACCCTGGAAGCAAGCCTCTACCGCAGCAGCCGGGGTGTCCCGGGAATCATGGAATTTCTAACCCCCGAGGCACAAATGGAGGAATCCCGGGAAAGCGGATCTCTGGGATGGGTCTTAAAATCCCCCTCCTACAAAAAACTGACTCTGGATACGGAAATTTCTGTACTCCACCAAAGCAGCAGCTACGAAAACCCGGCAGCCTCCATTGAAGACAATAACGACAACCTCTCTCTCAGGGGCAGGGTTGACGGGTCCGCCATATTTGAGATGGACTCCTGGGTCCTGACTCCTTTTTTAGGAACGGTTCTTGATCTGGAGAGCCTGGAATCCACCAGCCTGAGAAGCAGTAATGGGACCTCTCTTCCCGGAAAGGCGGAGCAGTTCAGCAGCGCCTTGTATGCCCGGGTAGAAGCTTCAAATGCTCTCATTTCACTCACTCCTGCCCTCCGTTGGGATCAGAACAAGACGGAATACAAGGGATGGGAAGTGAGGGAAGACAGCAAGGGGTCCTGGTCTCTCACGGCAACTCTGACTCCCTTCCCGGAAGAGAAGATCAGCCTGAAAGGAAATGTGGGGACCGCCTACCATAACCCCGGTTTTGATGACCTTTTCTGGAGCAGCGGCTCCTTTGCCTCGGGGAATCCCGATCTCCTCCCCGAGGAGAGTTTCAATTGGGACAGCGGCCTCTACTACAGCCCCTGGGGAGGAGTGGAGCTCTCAATCATATACTTCCAAAGTCACACGGAGAATCTGATTCAGTGGTCTCCCACTGCCGGAGGAACCTGGCGGCCCGGCAACATTGGCATGGTGCTCTCACAGGGACTGGAGAATACACTATCCTGGCTGATTCCCCTCCAGCAGAAAAGCTTGAGCTTTATAGAACTCAAGGGAAACTATACCTGGATGACCGTCCGGGACCAAACTGCAGACTCTATCAATAAGGGAAACCAGCTGCCCTACCGTCCCCTTCATGCCGCCGATGGGTCCATCTCTTTTCTTCGTAAAAATAGTAGTCTCACTGGAAGCATACACACCATGGGGTACCGTTTTACAAATGCTGCCAATACCAAATACCTCGATTCACTGCTCACCTTCGACGCCGTATTCAAGACCAGTCTTGAGAAGGGATTCACTTTCACAGCAGGTGTTCTCAATCTGGGAAACCTTCAGTATGTGGATAAGCTGGGGTATCCCGTTCCCGGAAGAGAATGGACTATCACTGGAGGATATAACTTTTGAAATTTTTCTGCCTGAAAACACTCAAGACCGATTGGACTCTCATTTTATCAATGGGGACCATCTTTTTTCTCAGCCTTCTGTCCTGCTCCCCTGAAATAGAGACAGACTATCAGGAATTCTACAACAAGAATTATGATGAGATCCTATTTATTCTCAATGGAGACGCCGAGACCCTCAGTGCCTACAGCCCGGAAGACCTGAAAGTATACAAGGACCTTCAGACCGTCGGTCACAACGGCAGCAGCGAAGCCTGGCCGAATGATCTGCTGTCCCTGGACGATGGTTTATATGCGGTCAGTTCCGGTCAAAATGTAATTGAAAAATATGACAGCAGGACCTTGGATTATGAAGGAAAAATCTACCTTAAAAATGGATTTAATCCTCTGACCCTCTGCCTCCTGGGAACAGAAGGGCAGGCTGCCATCGCAGGATTTGAAACTGATGAAGTCGTCCTGGTGAATCTGAATGATCTCTCCATGACATCCGGTTTTCTAGACGTTTATGAAAGCTCTGAATCCATAACGGACACAAATGCAACAGGAGACAATTACCAGCGCAGCCCGACGGGCATCGCCGCGTCAGAGAGCACCCTGTATGTGAGCAATGTCCGCTACGATGCCTCCATCCTCCTCACCGATGATAATGGAGACGTCATAGAATACGACGGAGCAAATGCCCGGGCAGCAGGAAATTTCCGGGAAGGAACACTCTCGGTATTCTCTTTATACAGCGGAAAAACTTCGGCCACCCTGGTCAGGGAAATAGACCTGGATGGGCTACTCAGTGATGAAACAGGGACATCCTATTACCCCGGTGACGGATTGAATCCTCAGTCCCTGTTTATCCTGGAAGGAAAGCTTCACATCGTCTGTACCGGGACCAACGGCGGAGAAGCACGGTATTATACTGAAGGCGAATACATCCCTTCAGTATATAACGAAGGTGATCTTGTGCCCGGAACCGATCCGGACGACGGGGTCATTCTTGTCATGGACCTGACTGACCCCGAGAATCCGACTCTGGATAATGTCATTGAGATTGGCGGCTCTCCTTCGGGATTCCGCTATTCCGCAGATACTGACAGGAAGATCCTCTATTTGGCGGGAGTCGGCGGTATACAGTCCTACGACTATGAAGCAGAAACCGCGCTCAGGGATTCATCTAACCCAATACTCGCAGGATCTGATCCCTCCAGTGACTACTACTCCCACCTATTTTACAGGGACGATATGATCTATATATCCAATTATTCGGAGAATAAATTGAACCGTATCCAGGTAATAGGCAGCGGGAAGACCCCGGTTTATACCCGTTTAGAAGATTTGCTGTGCGGAGACGGCCCAGGGGCCATGGCTTATTACGTTAAATGAGGCGGAAGGAGAATTCCTTCCTGACCCGGAGAGGGTCTCGGCCCTTCGGAAAACGCCAATGCTTTTTGACAGTTGTTAAAACACTCTGATCCAACAATTCGTGTCCTGAGCTTTGATCTATAACAATATCTTCTGCCCGGCCCTTGCTGTTGATTGTAAATGTAATCAAAACATCCCCTTCCCAAGCCATCTGCTTTGCCATAGAGGGATAAACAGGGGCAGGCATTCGGGACCCTTCCAAATCCAGTTCATCCAGGAAAGGCTCTAAAGCACCAGAATCAAAGGCCGTTGGAGCCGTGGTATTCCCGCTGCCTGGTTGAACCTCCAATAAAGCTGCACTATCCGATGCGTCCATGATTTCTTCTGGTTCTGACGGCGTGGCCAAGTCAGCCGGAGTGTCAGGAAATGAAGAAGCCTCTACAGGAGCCGGAACCTTAGCTTCCGGGGGAGCCGGAGGGATTTCTTGAATGATGGGTACTGTTTCAGAAACAACAGAATGCTCTTTGGAAAGGACAGGACTCTCTTCTTCTGCAGACTCTCTTTCTATAGATAGGAAATTAACTTTCACCCTCTGATTTTCCATGGAAGTCACTACGGGCCCGGGAGGATTGAGTCGTACGATAAGTGCTAGTAAAACCACATGGAGGCTGAGTGAAACCAGGAGAGCTCTGCCAATGGGTTCCCGGAACCAGAACTGAAAAATCATTGTATTAATATAGCCTGAAAAAGGGTTAAAAAGGAAGATTCCTGGCATAAGGATACAAAAATAATGGAATTCAAGTCTTAGGATAGAAAGCTTCAAAATATTTCATTTTTTCCACCATCCTACAAATAGAGTCACTGTTATTCAGCATACTCACATCCTCGATTGGTACCCATTTCAAGTCTTTGGATTCTTTACTGATTGAAAGAGATTCATTTGAGTCTGCAGTAAAAAGAAAGCGGATGTCAAAGTGGAAATGCTCAGCTTGTCCCTTATGCTCGGGAATGAGATGAGCATCAATATCGTAGATATTTTTATGAAGGAATTGAACTGACTTTAAACCGGATTCTTCCTTTGCTTCCCGATATGAGGCATCAAGAGGACTCTCCCCTTCCTCAGCATGGCCTCCCAATTGAAACCACTTGTCCAGTTTGGCATGGTGAGTCATCAATGCCAGTTCACGATTTTGATTCACGATCCAGGCAGAACCGGTGAAGTGTCCCGCTCTTTGAGCTTTTGTCAAAGAAGGATCACCCCGTAAAAATAACTTAAACAAGGAAACTGAATCCTGTTCATCCTTATAGCTTTTCAGATAAACATTTAACATCGTCTCAATTTCATAGGCCAATTCCATTTTTTTCATGGTCTCAGAATATCACAGAACTCAGTCCCTTCAAGAGGGGTATTGTTTTGAAGAAAATGCCTTGCACATGATTCCCATGCAATTTATGGAGAGGATAAAACAGGGAGCCGAAGCTCCCGTTGGTTTAAAATCTGGATTTTGGAGAATAGAAATAACTCGCAAAGTAACGAGTTCCTGTTGGATCTAAGGCACTGTCATATAAATACACAGCCCAATAATATTTTTTCCCCAACTCCAATGAAAGATCATCAATGTTCACAGAGGGAAGGCGTCTCATATAGACATCAGCCTTATTTGAAACAGGACCAGGAACATTAGTCAGAGATGAAGGCGACAAG of Oceanispirochaeta crateris contains these proteins:
- a CDS encoding energy transducer TonB, yielding MIFQFWFREPIGRALLVSLSLHVVLLALIVRLNPPGPVVTSMENQRVKVNFLSIERESAEEESPVLSKEHSVVSETVPIIQEIPPAPPEAKVPAPVEASSFPDTPADLATPSEPEEIMDASDSAALLEVQPGSGNTTAPTAFDSGALEPFLDELDLEGSRMPAPVYPSMAKQMAWEGDVLITFTINSKGRAEDIVIDQSSGHELLDQSVLTTVKKHWRFPKGRDPLRVRKEFSFRLI
- a CDS encoding TonB-dependent receptor plug domain-containing protein, whose translation is MKPCALLMIGMLLTHPLWAQESAESPQSEKIIITGERSQTDTASGQKTVIDKESWERMGARTVTEALQVSPGVTVNRSGTTLEPSTVSIRGSSGQQVLILVNGVPQNSGKGNAVNLNSFSLNDIEQIEVIRGGNSAVYGEGAFGGVINIITRQETSYIPEGGVYFSAGSFETYGAGGWIKGPLSPGGTLTGDLSLDGRYTGGEYDYPQAEGSQIRTNSQGEAFNGKAGLSWNRGGMDSSILTLEASLYRSSRGVPGIMEFLTPEAQMEESRESGSLGWVLKSPSYKKLTLDTEISVLHQSSSYENPAASIEDNNDNLSLRGRVDGSAIFEMDSWVLTPFLGTVLDLESLESTSLRSSNGTSLPGKAEQFSSALYARVEASNALISLTPALRWDQNKTEYKGWEVREDSKGSWSLTATLTPFPEEKISLKGNVGTAYHNPGFDDLFWSSGSFASGNPDLLPEESFNWDSGLYYSPWGGVELSIIYFQSHTENLIQWSPTAGGTWRPGNIGMVLSQGLENTLSWLIPLQQKSLSFIELKGNYTWMTVRDQTADSINKGNQLPYRPLHAADGSISFLRKNSSLTGSIHTMGYRFTNAANTKYLDSLLTFDAVFKTSLEKGFTFTAGVLNLGNLQYVDKLGYPVPGREWTITGGYNF
- a CDS encoding DUF1611 domain-containing protein, with the protein product MSLDGNAVVYCEGAFASTYGKTAHGLIRFTDRYDVVALIDSTLAGQDAGQVLDRKASGIPIVANLGEALNLAEKSSRKLTHFVIGIATDGGVMDSHVAEAVLEALGKGLNIDSGLHDFLCDIPEIFELAEDKGLVLRDIRKVDMKKKHPFTGKIEEVLSKRIAILGTDSAIGKRTTSWLLVQAIRKAGMSAELIGTGQTAWMQGAKYGIILDSLLNDFVSGELEHAIWSAWKELKMDYAVIEGQGSLMNPGYPGGFEIMAAGRPHGIIMQHAPFRMEYDGFPGYALDSLNDQIHAVEFLSKKPVIAVTVNHEGIPPEDIDQVCRDLERECKRTVVDPLVHGVGKLIPLLKEL
- a CDS encoding pyridoxal-phosphate dependent enzyme, whose product is MEDDKNNINPMTDDAQGNLLQVSGEISELISASSNHDMDLEQRLDAFEDIIASEVGDTVLLRARNIEREVGLRQIYLKFEGGNPSGTQKDRIAFAQVQDALRRRYDTLCFATCGNYGVAVAFAASLAGLNTCIFVPKTYHIPREAEILKWGATIIRDGADYEEAIKISSSYALEKELYDANPGGINTNLQLKAYSEIASEIYDELRDAPAIVAVPVSNGTTITGIYRGFQQLYRRGKTSRIPKIIAGSSSYKNPITASFKKGLKSCEDLEPSRIKESLVNEPLINWHSIDGTMALDAVYRSGGWAGDGSDRKMSYYANFIKMNEGLSVLPASTAGLIALIKYHNKFPLSGDRFVAVITGRR
- a CDS encoding NUDIX hydrolase produces the protein MKKMELAYEIETMLNVYLKSYKDEQDSVSLFKLFLRGDPSLTKAQRAGHFTGSAWIVNQNRELALMTHHAKLDKWFQLGGHAEEGESPLDASYREAKEESGLKSVQFLHKNIYDIDAHLIPEHKGQAEHFHFDIRFLFTADSNESLSISKESKDLKWVPIEDVSMLNNSDSICRMVEKMKYFEAFYPKT